The Arvicanthis niloticus isolate mArvNil1 chromosome 2, mArvNil1.pat.X, whole genome shotgun sequence genome includes a window with the following:
- the LOC117704574 gene encoding olfactory receptor 1L1-like isoform X1, whose product MATENRTEVTEFVLLGLSSRPEMQPVIFGVVLIMYLMAVLGNTLLVLVACSDPKLQTPMYFLLSQLSLIDISLTTIIVPQMLVHTLSVNRTISYNCCMTQLFSFMTVGSMEVHLLGAMAYDRYVAICDPLRYSAIVSHSLCLRITLTSLVVVSLNSLLYSVLVTRLTFCGNQVTHFFCDITPLLKLSCTRPVINEMLIFTEGVAVVVSPFFFIFGSYVRIGIAIAHMHSVAALQKALSTCSSHILVVMFLFGSLVHMYLKPSSSYNLEQDRQVAIFYTLISPMLNPLIYSLRNQEVKGALRRLLRKLHLRQLPAWISGKESQ is encoded by the coding sequence ATGGCTACTGAAAACAGGACAGAAGTGACTGAATTTGTGTTGTTGGGATTGTCCAGTAGGCCAGAGATGCAGCCAGTTATTTTTGGAGTTGTCCTTATCATGTACCTAATGGCAGTTTTGGGCAATACCCTACTAGTACTAGTTGCTTGCTCAGACCCCAAGCTTCAGACACCCATGTACTTCCTTCTCAGCCAGCTTTCCTTGATTGACATATCTCTAACAACTATCATTGTGCCCCAGATGCTGGTGCACACACTCTCTGTAAACAGAACCATTTCCTATAACTGCTGCATGACACAGCTCTTTTCCTTTATGACAGTGGGCAGCATGGAAGTTCACTTGCTTGGTGCAATGGCATATGACCGCTATGTTGCCATTTGTGACCCTTTAAGATACTCTGCCATTGTCAGCCATAGCCTCTGTCTGCGAATAACACTGACCTCATTGGTAGTAGTCAGCCTTAACAGTCTCCTGTACAGTGTGTTGGTCACTCGTTTAACCTTCTGTGGAAACCAGGTCACGCACTTCTTCTGTGACATCACTCCTCTGctgaagctctcctgtactcgACCAGTGATCAATGAAATGTTAATCTTCACTGAGGGTGTAGCTGTGGTGGTAAgcccctttttctttatttttggctCCTATGTTCGCATAGGTATTGCTATAGCCCACATGCACTCAGTAGCTGCCCTGCAGAAAGCTCTGTCCACTTGTAGCTCTCATATTCTGGTTGTGATGTTTCTCTTTGGTTCTTTGGTTCACATGTACCTCAAGCCATCATCCAGCTACAATCTAGAACAAGATCGCCAGGTTGCCATCTTTTACACGCTCATCTCCCCTATGTTAAATCCACTAATCTACAGCCTCAGGAACCAGGAAGTTAAAGGAGCTCTCAGAAGACTTTTAAGGAAACTGCATCTTAGGCAGCTTCCAGCCTGGATTTCTGGCAAAGAATCCCAGTGA
- the LOC117704574 gene encoding olfactory receptor 1L1-like isoform X2, which yields MATENRTEVTEFVLLGLSSRPEMQPVIFGVVLIMYLMAVLGNTLLVLVACSDPKLQTPMYFLLSQLSLIDISLTTIIVPQMLVHTLSVNRTISYNCCMTQLFSFMTVGSMEVHLLGAMAYDRYVAICDPLRYSAIVSHSLCLRITLTSLVVVSLNSLLYSVLVTRLTFCGNQVTHFFCDITPLLKLSCTRPVINEMLIFTEGVAVVPSSSYNLEQDRQVAIFYTLISPMLNPLIYSLRNQEVKGALRRLLRKLHLRQLPAWISGKESQ from the exons ATGGCTACTGAAAACAGGACAGAAGTGACTGAATTTGTGTTGTTGGGATTGTCCAGTAGGCCAGAGATGCAGCCAGTTATTTTTGGAGTTGTCCTTATCATGTACCTAATGGCAGTTTTGGGCAATACCCTACTAGTACTAGTTGCTTGCTCAGACCCCAAGCTTCAGACACCCATGTACTTCCTTCTCAGCCAGCTTTCCTTGATTGACATATCTCTAACAACTATCATTGTGCCCCAGATGCTGGTGCACACACTCTCTGTAAACAGAACCATTTCCTATAACTGCTGCATGACACAGCTCTTTTCCTTTATGACAGTGGGCAGCATGGAAGTTCACTTGCTTGGTGCAATGGCATATGACCGCTATGTTGCCATTTGTGACCCTTTAAGATACTCTGCCATTGTCAGCCATAGCCTCTGTCTGCGAATAACACTGACCTCATTGGTAGTAGTCAGCCTTAACAGTCTCCTGTACAGTGTGTTGGTCACTCGTTTAACCTTCTGTGGAAACCAGGTCACGCACTTCTTCTGTGACATCACTCCTCTGctgaagctctcctgtactcgACCAGTGATCAATGAAATGTTAATCTTCACTGAGGGTGTAGCTGTGGTG CCATCATCCAGCTACAATCTAGAACAAGATCGCCAGGTTGCCATCTTTTACACGCTCATCTCCCCTATGTTAAATCCACTAATCTACAGCCTCAGGAACCAGGAAGTTAAAGGAGCTCTCAGAAGACTTTTAAGGAAACTGCATCTTAGGCAGCTTCCAGCCTGGATTTCTGGCAAAGAATCCCAGTGA
- the Or1b1 gene encoding olfactory receptor 1B1 isoform X1, with translation MNCAPNASHSPIFLLLGFSRAGVPHSFLFLLFLFIFLTTILGNVTLVLLISWDSRLHSPMYYLLRGLSMIDLGLSSVTLPQLLVHLASDSPAIPAARCLTQFFFFYAFGVTDTLVIAVMALDRYVAICDPLHYALVMNRQICARLLALSWAVSIVHTILHVGLILPLCWVGDAGGNVKLPHFFCDHRPLLRASCSDTHSNELAIFLEGGFLMLGPCSLIILSYARIGATILRLPSAAGRRRAVSTCGSHLTMVGFLYGTIIWVYFQPPSQNSQNQDMVASVMYTAITPLANPFVYSLRNKDVKGALHRLLRQGRVDS, from the coding sequence ATGAACTGTGCTCCTAATGCATCACATTCTCCAATCTTCTTGCTCCTTGGGTTCTCCAGGGCTGGTGTGCCCCACAGCTTCCTCTTTCTATTGttcctatttattttcttgacCACCATATTGGGGAATGTGACTTTGGTACTGCTCATCTCCTGGGACTCCAGGCTCCACTCACCTATGTATTATCTGCTGCGTGGACTCTCCATGATAGACTTGGGACTATCTTCAGTTACTCTGCCACAGCTGTTAGTTCATCTGGCATCTGATTCTCCAGCCATTCCTGCTGCCCGCTGTTTGactcagttctttttcttttatgcatttggagTCACAGATACACTTGTCATTGCTGTCATGGCTCTGgatcgctatgtggccatctgtgaCCCTTTGCACTATGCTTTGGTGATGAATCGACAAATCTGTGCCCGCTTACTGGCCTTGAGCTGGGCAGTATCCATAGTACACACCATACTGCATGTGGGACTCATCCTGCCATTGTGTTGGGTTGGAGATGCTGGGGGCAATGTTAAACTTCCTCACTTCTTTTGTGATCACCGACCACTCCTGAGAGCCTCTTGCTCTGACACACATTCCAATGAGCTGGCCATATTTTTGGAGGGTGGCTTTCTCATGCTGGGCCCTTGTTCCCTTATTATACTTTCCTATGCCCGAATTGGGGCCACTATCTTAAGATTGCCCTCAGCTGCTGGTCGCCGCAGAGCAGTCTCCACCTGTGGATCCCACCTCACCATGGTTGGCTTCCTCTATGGCACAATCATTTGGGTTTATTTCCAGCCTCCCTCACAGAACTCCCAGAATCAAGACATGGTGGCTTCAGTAATGTACACTGCCATTACTCCATTGGCTAACCCATTTGTTTATAGTCTCCGTAATAAGGATGTGAAAGGTGCCCTCCACAGACTACTGAGACAGGGGAGAGTGGACTCCTGA
- the Or1b1 gene encoding olfactory receptor 1B1 isoform X2: MYYLLRGLSMIDLGLSSVTLPQLLVHLASDSPAIPAARCLTQFFFFYAFGVTDTLVIAVMALDRYVAICDPLHYALVMNRQICARLLALSWAVSIVHTILHVGLILPLCWVGDAGGNVKLPHFFCDHRPLLRASCSDTHSNELAIFLEGGFLMLGPCSLIILSYARIGATILRLPSAAGRRRAVSTCGSHLTMVGFLYGTIIWVYFQPPSQNSQNQDMVASVMYTAITPLANPFVYSLRNKDVKGALHRLLRQGRVDS; the protein is encoded by the coding sequence ATGTATTATCTGCTGCGTGGACTCTCCATGATAGACTTGGGACTATCTTCAGTTACTCTGCCACAGCTGTTAGTTCATCTGGCATCTGATTCTCCAGCCATTCCTGCTGCCCGCTGTTTGactcagttctttttcttttatgcatttggagTCACAGATACACTTGTCATTGCTGTCATGGCTCTGgatcgctatgtggccatctgtgaCCCTTTGCACTATGCTTTGGTGATGAATCGACAAATCTGTGCCCGCTTACTGGCCTTGAGCTGGGCAGTATCCATAGTACACACCATACTGCATGTGGGACTCATCCTGCCATTGTGTTGGGTTGGAGATGCTGGGGGCAATGTTAAACTTCCTCACTTCTTTTGTGATCACCGACCACTCCTGAGAGCCTCTTGCTCTGACACACATTCCAATGAGCTGGCCATATTTTTGGAGGGTGGCTTTCTCATGCTGGGCCCTTGTTCCCTTATTATACTTTCCTATGCCCGAATTGGGGCCACTATCTTAAGATTGCCCTCAGCTGCTGGTCGCCGCAGAGCAGTCTCCACCTGTGGATCCCACCTCACCATGGTTGGCTTCCTCTATGGCACAATCATTTGGGTTTATTTCCAGCCTCCCTCACAGAACTCCCAGAATCAAGACATGGTGGCTTCAGTAATGTACACTGCCATTACTCCATTGGCTAACCCATTTGTTTATAGTCTCCGTAATAAGGATGTGAAAGGTGCCCTCCACAGACTACTGAGACAGGGGAGAGTGGACTCCTGA